In Candidatus Hydrogenedentota bacterium, the DNA window TGCGTCAGTCGCTCCGCTCCTTCGCAATGACGTGGAACGTTGTGTCAGCACCATGACGCGCGTGTTCCCGTCATGGCGAACGAAGTGAAGCCATCTCTTGTCGGAATGCCTGCGGTCATTTGGCCCAGGCCGCCCTTCTTGGTGCGGCGGGGCTGGTTTGGGCTATGATGCCCAATGCGTCCGGGTGGGCGCGGGAGGCATGCTTGTGCGTCAGCCGGCGGAGAAGAACAATCTCGGCGTGTTCGGGGGCGTGTTCACGCCCTGCCTGCTGACGATTCTCGGCGTGATCCTGTTCATGCGCGCCAACTACGTGGTGGGGGCCGTGGGGGCCTACCGCGCGCTGCTGATCCTCGTCTTCGCCGAGGGGATTGTCCTCGCGACCTCCTTCTCCACCAGCGCGGTGTGCACCAACACGCGCATGCGCGGCGGCGGCGCCTACTTTCTCATCTCCCGCGTTCTCGGCCCGGAGTACGGGGGGGTGATGGGCATTGCGCTGTTCGCCGCCCAGGCGGTGTCGGTCCCCTTCTACCTTCTCGGCTTTGCCGAAGCCTTCTGCGACACTTTGCCCGGCCTCGGGCTGGTTCCCTGGCGCGTGGCCGCCGTTGCGGCTGTGGTGCTGTTGGCCATCGCGTGGACCGGGGCAAAATGGGCGATAAAGGTCCAGTATGGCATTTTGGCTGTGCTGGGTCTTTCCCTGTTCGTCGCGTTCGCCGGGATTGCCCTCGTTTTTTCTCCGGAAACCCTGGCGCAAAACTGGGCCGGCCCCGTCCCGGGCGCTGCAACGGTTCCTGGCGGGGTGTTTTCTCCCCCCTTCTGGGCCATGTTCGCCCTCTATTTCCCGGCGGTGACGGGCATCATGGCGGGCATCAACATGTCCGGCGACCTGCGCGATCCCGCGCGGAGCATTCCCCTCGGGGTCTTTCTGGCAGTCGGCGCAGGATTTCTGGTCTACGCGGGGCAGATCGTCCTTTACGCCGGGGCCATGCCCCGCGAGGAACTGCTGCTGCGCCCCTATCTGGTCATGACTGAAAACGCCCTGCTGGGCGCGGGGTTTCTGGTGACGGCGGGCGTGTTCGCCGCCACCCTGTCCAGCGCGCTGGGGAGCCTGCTGGCCGCGCCGCGGGTCCTGCAGGCCATGGCCCGCGACGAGGTTGTTCCCCTGATCCGTGTGTTTGCCCAGGGCACCGCCATCGGGGATGAGCCCCGGCGGGGGGTGCTCCTGACCGGTGGCATCACCTTTGCCGTGCTGGCCTGGGCCGGACACACCCCCGGCGGCGCGGGGCTGAACATGGTCGCCTCGGCCATCACCATCCTGTTTCTCGCCGTCTACAGCACCATCAACGCGGCGGCGTTTATTGAGGGCATCACGGGGAACCCCTCCTTCCGGCCCCAGTTCAGGTTTTTTCACTGGGGCATCGCCCTGGCGGGGCTGGTGGCGAGCGCCGCAGTCGCCTTCATCATCTCGCCGATGGTGTCGCTGGGCGTGCTGCTGGTCCTGCTGGCCATGTACCAGCACGCCCGCCGCGTGGAGACCAGGGCCTCCTTCGGCGACGTGCGGCGCGGCCTCTCCTACGCCCGCGTGCGGCGTGGGCTGCTCCAGCTCACCCGCATGGAGGAGTCCCCCAAGAACTGGCGGCCCACCTGCCTCGTCTTCTCCGGACGGCCCGAGTCGCGGGAGACGCTGGTGGATTACGCCGCGTGGTTTGAGGCCGACAAGGGCATCGTTCTGCTCGCCGAGGTGCTTGTGGGGGACATGGACACGAAAGCGCCGGAGCGCCTGCTGGAGCTGAACCGGCTGAACCAGGGCCTCGCCGGGCGGAGCCGGGCCGTGTTCCCCCTGGTGCTGGTGGCCGAACAGCTCGACCAGGGCATCCGGAGCATCCTCCAGACCGCCGGCATGGGCCCCATCCGGCCCAACCTCGCCATGTTTGCCTGGACCTCCACAGAACTGCGCGCCCCGGCCCTGGCCGGACACATCCGCCGCGCCTTCAGCTTTGGCATGAGCGTGCTGGTGCTCCACGAGGGCGCCCGCCCCCCCCGGGACGGTGCGCGCCGGATTGACGTCTGGTGGCGCGGCCAGGCCAACGGGAACCTCATGGCGCTGCTCGGCCACCTCCTCACGCAGAACTGGGAGTGGCGCGGGGCGCGCCTGCGGCTTCTGCGCCAGGTCCGCGGCGAAAGCGACCGCGCGCGGGCCCTCGCCGGACTCGCCGACCTCCTCGTCGCGGCCCGGGTCGCCGCCGAACCCGTCGTGGTCGCCAGCGAAAAGCCCTTCGGCGAAATCCTCCGCGACCTCTCCGGCGACGCCGACTGCGTCTTCCTCGGCCTCAACCTCCCGAACCCCGGCGCCGAGACCGACTGGTACCGCGCCTGCTCCTCCCTCTTCCCGGCCGACCCCACCATTGTTCTCGCCCTCTCGAAAGGCGACGCCGACATCACCGCCTGACGGGCCTTGTCCCGCAGGGGGCGGTTGGGCTATCCTGCGGGTGTGTTTTGCGGCGGTTGCCCCTCTTCGGACGGGGAGGGCGCCATGCAGGAGGTATTTTTCATGCTGAAAAAACTTGTCTTTCTGGGTTTGTTTGCGGCGCTGGCGGTTCCCGCGTTCGCGCTGGACGTGAACAACACCCCCGTCACTGAGCTGACGTCGGCGCGGGTGCGGCGGGTGCTGGCGGTGCCGGACATTATGGGGATGAAGACGCTCAAGGGCGACTTCCACATACACACGATGTTCTCGGACGGCGTGGTGTGGCCGGAGGTGCGGGTGATGGAGGCGTGGATGGACGGGCTGGACGCCATCTCCATCACGGACCATCTGGAGAAGCACCCGAGCAAGGAGGGCGTGAAGGACGACGACAACTTGTCGAACCGGATCGCCTTTCCCGCCGCCGTCCAGCATGACATCCTGCTGGTGAGGGGCGCCGAGATTTCGAAGGACATGCCCCCGGGACACTACAACGCCCTGTTTGTCAAGGACCAGGCGGCCATTGAGAACGAGGACTTCATGAAGTCCGTCGAGGAGGCCATCAACCAGGGCGCGTTCCTCCAGTGGAACCACCCCGGCTGGAAGCGGCAGCAGCCCGAGGTGACCAACTGGAACGACGCGGCGGAGACACTCGTGAAGAAGGGCTGGGTCCACGGCATCGAGGTGTTTAACAGCGACGAGTGGTATCCCGTGGCCTTGGGCTGGTGCATGGACCGCAATCTCGCCGTAACGGCCAACAGCGACATGCACGGCATCATCCGCCAGCAGTACGACCTGACCAAGGTGCAGCGGCCGATGACCCTGATTTTCGCCAAGGAACGCTCCCTGGACGCCCTGAAGGAGGCGATGTTTGCCGGGCGCACGGCGGCCTGGTTCGGCAACAGCCTAGCCGGGAAGAAGGAGTATCTGGAGGCCCTGTTCCGCGCGTCCGTGACGGTCATGCCCCCCCACACGGTGGACCGCGACGGCAACCTGGTCTTTCACGTGAGCAACGCCACCGACCTGCCCTTCGCGCTGACCTGCCCCGCCGCCGGCTGGAAGGACAGCGTCCTCGCCCCGCGCACGGCGATCATGCTGAAGGCCCCCAAGGGCACCGAAACCCTCCAGGTAAGCGTGTCCAACTGCCACACGAACCTGAACGAGACCCTGGCGCTGGAGCTGGCGATCCCCGCGAAGAAGGACAACTGACCCGCCGCGCCGCGGCGGGGGCCATGGAAGGCTTTTCCCCGATGAGTTTTGCAAAAAAGGCCCTGAAGGTCCTGCTTCTCCTGGTCCTCGCCGCGGTGGCGCTGCCCGTCCTGTTCTTGGGCGGGCTCCGGCTGCACTATCTCAACATTGTCCGCCCGGCCCAGACGCTGGTGACCGACGAGTTCCCCGGCCCCCTGGGCGCCAAGGTGAACGTGTTCAGCGGCACCGGCAACGCGTTCTGGATGTGCGGGCACAACACCCCCGCCGCCGCCACCCCCTTCGGCATGGTGCGCCTCGGCCCGGACACAGTCTCCATGCTGGTGGAGAAGCCCGCCCTGAACCGGTCGGGCTATTTCTACGGGGACAACCGGACGACCGGATTCAGCCACACCCGGCTCGTCGGCGCCGACGCCCAGGAGGGCGGTGTCTTCCGGGTCTTCCCCACGGTGGCCTCCCGGCTGAAGAAGGTGACCGCCCCGGGCCGCAAGACGAAGTTCTCGCACCGGGACGAGAAGGGCTTCCCCGGGTACTACGCCGTCAAGCTCCCCGCCGAGGGCGTGCTCGCGGAGATGACCGCCACCCCGCGCAGCGGGGCGCATCGCTACACCTTTTCCGGCGCGGACCCGGCCGTGCTGCTGCTGGACGTCACCAGCTCCATCGGCGACCGGCGCTGCGAGAACGGGACGGTGAGCATCCTCCCCGGCGCCGGGGAGGTCGAGGGGGCATGCAGGCTCTACGGCTCCTTCTCGGGGCGCTACGACGGCCTGGACGTCTTTTTCGCCGCCCGGTCCAGCGTCCCTTTCAGCGCCCACGGCACCCGTATCAGGGAGCAGGTCAAGATGGGGGCGGTCCAGGCGGCGGGCAACGAGCTGGGCATCCTCCTCCAGTATCCCCCGTCGGTGCGGCAGGTGGAGCTGCGGGTCGGCATCTCGTATGTGAGCATCGCCAACGCCCGCGCCAACCTCGACGCGGAGGCCCCGCCCGCCACGGCCTTCCCGGTGCTGGTGAAGGGCGCGCGCGACGCCTGGGAGGCGTATCTGGGCCGCATCCGCGTGAAGGGCGGCACGGAGACCCAGCAGCGCATCCTCCACACGGCCCTGTACCGCACGGCCATGATGCCCACCCTCTTCACGGACGTGACGGGCGAGTACATGGGCTTTGACAAGGCGGTCCACCGGGCGGAGGGTTTCACGTACTACACCGACTTTTCCCTGTGGGACACCTTCCGCACCGCGCACCCTCTCTACAATCTGGTCGCCCCCGGGGAGACGGGGGACTTCATGCGCTCCCTGCTGGAGATGGCCAAGGCGGGCGGGGCCTTCCCCCGCTGGCCCTCCGGCGCGGGGTACACCAACTGCATGTTCGGCACCCCCGCCGACGCCGTCGTTTCCGAGGCCTGGCTGAAGGGCATCCGGGGATTTGACATTGAGGCGGCCTACACGATCCTGCGGCAGACCGCCACCTCCGGTCCCCCCGAGGGATGCCGCTTCGCGGGGCGCGGCGGGCTGCAGGACTACCTGCAATACGGGTACTGCCCGACGGACAAGATGAGGAAGGCCGTGTCCGCCACCCTGGAATATGCGTGGGAGGACCACGCGCTGTCCCTGCTGGCCGGCGCACTGGGGAAGGAGGACGACGCCCGGGAGTTCGCGCGGCGCGCGCAGTTCTACCGCAACCTGTGGAATCCGGCCACCCGCTTCTTCCAGCCCCGCGACAGCCAGGGGAGGTTCACGGAACCCTTCGAACCCCTCGCCCTGAGCTACACGGATTTCAAGCAGAAGTACACCAAAGACTTCGTCGAGGGCAGCCCCATGCAGTGGCGGTGGTGCGTGCCCCATGATCCGGAGGGGCTGGTATCGCTCTTCGGCGGCCCGCAGCGCTTTGTGCCCGAACTCGAGTCGTTCATGGAGAAGACGCGGAAGAAAACCGGCGCCTGGCACCCCGGCAGCCACTACTGGCACGGGAATGAGCACCACCTCAACGCCGCCTACCTGTTCAACCATGCCGGCCGCCGAGACCTGACGCAGAAGTGGGTGCGCCGCATTCTCGACACCAAGTACGCGGACGACTATGTGGGCGTGGACGGCAACGACGACGGGGGAACCCTCTCCTCGTGGTATGTCCTGAGCGCCCTCGGCATCTATCCCATCGCGGGCACGGTCACCTATGAGCTGGGCATCCCCCTGTTCGACGAGGCCGTGGTGGATATCGGCGGCGGGAAGACCCTGAAGGTGACAGCGGAAAACAACGCCCCCGGCGACATGCGCGTGCGCGAGGTGACCGCGGGCGGCACCCCCGTTGAGACGGCCACGCTGACGCATGACCAGCTCATGGCCGCCAACGAGCTGCGTTTCGTCCTCACCCCGCCGAAATGACGCTTCCGGTCAGTTGACGCTGATCCGGTAGATGGCCGGGGAGTTGAACTCCCCCTCCAGGGCGGGGCCCAGCGGGGTTACACCGTCCTCGGCATAGACCTGGACGCTGCCCTTCGGGGAGACGCCTTCGGGGATGCGCAAAATCTGGCGGTCGGGGCCGACGGCCCCCTCGGGAGCACACACCGTTCCGTCCTCGGAGGTGAAGACGGCCTTCTTCTGGAGCCACCGCGCGAAGATCCGGTTGCGGTTGAGCTCCGGCACGGCACCCGCGCCGTAAAGCACGCCCATCACCCGGTTTTCGCGGACCACCCAGCCCAGCGCCACAATGTACCGGTCCTCCGGCCCCGCGTTCTTCAGGAAGTCCACCGGGTCGGCGAAGGCGTCGGGCGTTTCGCCGAGGCTGTACCACAGCGCGTCGCAGTTCATGTGCAGGCCCATGAGGTAGCGGGGCCCGGCCGGGGTGTCCAGCCGTTTCACATCGTTCACCGCCAGCCGCTGGGCGAGGGCCACGCCCTTCAGCGCGTAGGTCATCCCGTCGGTCCCCGCGGCGTGGTACACCTTGCCGAAGTCCCTGTAACTGCTGAAATACAGGTGGCGGGTCTCCCCTTCCCGCAGCAGCACGTTCACGCCGTTGATGTCGGCGTCGTCATAGAGGTCGTATCCCGTGACGCGGACGATGTCCCCGTGCGCCGCGACCCGCGGGGCGGCCTGGTCCAGCTTCGGCAGCGAAAAGAAGGCGGGCTTGTTCAGGTCCTTCGCGTCGGGGTAGGCGGTGCACATCAGCTCGTACCCCCCGCCGGGGGCGTGCTGTGCGTTCACGTTGCAGACATGGATGAACGGGCCGTGCTCGATGACCGTCCGCCGCGCGCCGAAGTCCACGAAGTCCGGCGTGTCCACGGCGTAGATGCGGTCGTTGCCCGTCGGCACGCCGTCCCACGCGCCGTAGAACAGGAGCCATCCGCCGTCCACCGGCAGGGCCGACGGCGCGTAGATGTTCCGGTAGCCCCCGCCCTGGCGGGGTTCCAGCAGCGGGTGGCGCAGGTCCCGCAGGAAATGCAGGGAGCCGCTCCGCCAAAGTGCCTCGTTGAACTCCCCGGCGGCCACCCCGTGGATTTCGAGGCATCCGGGATCCGCCTGGCCGGGCTGCGGGTCCAGCGTGACACCCGAAAGGCCTGCCGCGAGAAGAAGACAAAGCGCTGCCGACATGAAAGACCTCCGTGCGTGGCCGTCGGACCGGCCCTCAGTTGCGGTTGATCCAGGGCAGGGTGAGCGAGCCGAGCCGGGCGGTGTCATTCGGATCCAGCGGGTTCTTGCCCAGGGCGATCTCCCGGAAATCGCTGTATCCGTCGCCGTCCGTGTCGGGGTTCAGCGGGTCCGTCAGGAATCCCCGAATGCCCAGGACCTCCTCGCCGTCGCCGAGCCCGTCCCCGTCCGTGTCCCACCGGTTCGGGTCGGTGACCTGGCCGTAGTGGCCCGAGGTCTCCGCCGCGTCCGACAGCACGTCCCCGTCGCTGTCCACATCGTCGTCGAGCAGGAACACGGTGAGGGTGTGCCGGGTCGCATCCACCCCCGCACAGGGCTCGGCCGCCGCCAGCCGCACCTGAAAACTCCGGGTTCCATCCAGCTCCACATTGTCGTAAACCGGAACGGAGACGGTTGCGAAAATATCGCCCGCAGCGAAGGGGACGGTGCCCGCCCCCTCTTCGTAGTCCCTGCCCGGAAGCGCGGTGTCCGGGAGCAGCGTGTACCCGACCGCCACCGCCTGCGCCGCCGGACGGCTCAGGCGGACAGTGAAGGAGGCGGTCCCCTCGTTTTCCACCACATTGGTCCCCGTGATGGAGAACCGCGCCTCCGGCGCCTCCAGCAAGGGGCGCAGCAGCGTCTCGTAGCTCCGGTCAAACCGCCCATAGTAGTCCGGGGAAAGCGGCAGATCGCACGAGGCGGTGCCCCCCCAAAGCTGCCCGATGATCTGGCCCGTCGCGGAGAGTGCCAGCGGGGAGCCGGACGACCCGTTCTCCGTGGTGCCGGCGCTCCACTGGACCTCGTGGTACCACTCGGGGAAGGCGTTGTCAATGTCCGAAAGCGCCCCGTGGCTGATGCGTTTCCACGACCCGGAGGGATGGTGGAGACAGGTCACCTCCGTCCCCGGGGCGGGAACCCCGGTGGTCCATCCAGCCCGGGCCAGTCCGGCGGGCGGCGCGGAGCGCAGTCGCAGAAGCGTCACATCCGACCCGCCGCCCACATAGCCGGTGCCGCCCATCCCGGCGACGTAGTCCGCCCCGCCGATGGTGCGCGGCCCGGCGTAAATGTCCGGCGGCGCGCCGTTGCAGGACGCCGTCTGATAGAGCCAGTAGAACTCCAGCGTGGACGCCCCCCGGTAGCCGCTTTGCCCGGAGACGCAGTGGTTCGCCGTCAGAACGTAGGGAATGTCGGCGCAGGGGTCGTTTTCGTTCAGCAGCGTGCAGGTGCAGAACAGGATGCCCTGGGAGGTGACCGTGCTGAGCCCGCCGACGGCGGACGCGAAATCCGCCCATCCGGGCTCGCAGGTGGCGTCCAGATGGCACGGGCCCGGTTCGGCTTTTTGCGGCGCTTCTTTCACGGGGTCGCGGTAGATGTGCCCGAGGGTGGAGATTCTCAGCGACAGCGCCCCCGCGCCGTCTTTTCCAAGACCCCGCACCATCACCAGCACCGCGTCGCCCGGGCAGGCGGGCGACCACAGGGGCCAGTCTCCGGCTGGATCGGGCATCACGGGGCCGACCAGCCGCTCCGGGCGCGCCGCCTCCGCCAGCCATACCGACGCCCCCACCGGCACCTCCAACCGGTCAAAGGCGATCCGCAGGGCAAGTGCGCCGGGGGCGTGCAGGCACACCGCCCAGACGGCTTCCCCGTCATCGGCGGTGAACAGCCGTCCCGTCTCCGGAACGACCGGCGTGGCGACGGACTGAAACGCGCCGATGCGCAGGCCCCCCTTCGCGCCGTCCAAGGCCAGCGCCTTGTCCTCCGCGAGGAGCCGCGTGGTGTCCAGGGGGGGGGCCGCCACCAGCGGGGCCTGGTCCCAAGGCACGCCGGACGGCGGGGCCGGCGTCGCGGGGGCGCTCAGGGCCATGCTTCCCGGAACCGTGGGACACTGCGCCGCCGGGCTGTCTGCCGCCCCGGCCGGGGCCGCCAGCGCAGCCGACAGCGCCACAAGCGCGGCGGGCAGGAAACTCATGGCCTGCCGCCGGGAATCACCGCGCCCAGCGCCAGCACGGCCACCACCAGCAGGGCGGCCAGCGCATTGGCGGGATTGGCGATCTTGAATAGATGGCAGCAGCCGTCGTCCTCCTCTTCCTCCCCTTCCCCCTCGCCTTCGCCCTCGGGCTGGCCCTCCCCCTCGCCTTCATCGGGGGGATTCAGCTTTCCCGGGTCGAGATACGGCTGCACCAGCGCGTAGGACCGGTCGAAACGGCCGAAATAGTCGGCTTCATCCGGCGCCTCGCAGGAGGCATAGCCGCCGTAGAGCTGGCCGATGATCAGGCCGCCGTCCCCGGTGAACAGCGGGCACCCCGAGGAGCCCCGCTCGGTGGTCCCGCGGTTCCACACCACGGCGTGAAAGCGATCCTCGTGCATGAGGCGCTCGCCGTCCACCCGGGCGGGAACCGCCCCGAAGGAGATGCACTTTGGGTCGCCCGACGGGTGGTGGATGGTGGCCGTGGCGCGGCCGGGCGCAATGGACTCCGTGGACCACCCGGCATACGGAATGCCCTCGGGCACGGAGCCGCGCAGTTGCAGGAGCGAGACATCTGTTCCCCTGAGGCAGCTGGACGTGGTGAGGATGTCGGCGCCCCCCGTGGTGCGCGGGACGTTCTCCAGCGCGCCCGCGGCGCCGTCACAGGTGTCTGACTGATAGAGCCAGTACACCTCCAAGTTGCCCGCACTGGCCACGTCGCCCACGCAGTGGTTCGCCGTGAGCAGATAGGGCATCGTCGTCTCCGCCACCGTGTCGGCAATCAGCGTGCCCGTGCAGAAGAGGGCCGCAGCCCCGCTGACCTTTCCCAGCCCGCCGACGGACATGGCCGCCGTGGCCCACCCCGCCTCGCAGGCGGCGGGGATGTTGCAGGATCCCGCCTTCTCGGCGGACGCCGCCGCGGGGTCGAGATACAAATACACCAGCCCGTCCAGCGCGAAGGGGGTGAACTCCGTGACCTGCGGGGCCACCCGGCATTCCACCGTCAGCGCCTCGCCGAAACAGGTGGGGCTCCAGCCCGCTTCGGTGACCGCCCAGGCCTCTCCCAGCCTGTCGGAGGGGTAGACCACCAGGTCAACGCCCGGTTCCGCGCGCAGGCCGGTGACGCGCACCCGCTGCCCGACCGCGTCCAACGACCGCAGCGTGAGCGCCCACATCCGCGTGCCGTCCGCCAGCACGCGCCACTCCCCCGCCGTCGCCCCGCCGGGCCCCACCTCCACGGCGGGGACCAGATCATCGGCGACCCCGATGCGGACCAGTCCCTTGGCCCACCCGGCGTCCAGCGCATCCTCCGCCAGCAGCGCCGCGGCGTCCTTCGGCGGAAAGACCATCTGGGGGGCCTCCCCGGCGGCCAGCGCGGGCACCGGCCGTGCTTCCGTCTCCTTTTTGCCGGAGGGGGCAAACTCGGTCGGCTGGCTTCGGCGCACGGGATTCCAGCGCTTCGCGGAGATGCCCAGGGCCTTCACTGCCCGGTCATCCAGCGGCGCGCCGTCCGCGTCAAAATACCGCTCCACCCGTTCTCCCGTCGCGGCGTCGCGGTAAAGGCGGCCCTCCACATGGATTTCCGGCAACGCGGGACTCTGCTCGGTCCACACCATCTCCACGGCATGTCCCTGCGGGGCGGCGAAGTCCGGGCCGCCCTCCCCCGCCTCCGTCCCCGCAAAGGCCGCGGCCATTCCCAAAAGAGCCGCAAGACACCCCGGCAGCGCCCATCCCGCCGACCAGCGCGCCCCGGATCCGACCCGTGGAAGAATACCCATGTCGTGCAACCCTTTCCCGCGCGGGATATCCCCGCGCTCTCCCCAAAGTGTACCCCAAGGACCCGTGCGCGGGGAAATCCCGCCGACGGCGCAGTGCCGCACCAGGGCGCAGCAAGCGGCGCCCCTGCATCCGTGGGCCTGGGGCTTTCGCAGCGGCCCAATGCACGGGCCCGTAGGGGCGCCGCTTGCCGCGCCCTCTTCGTTCGCGGCATGACCGTCGCCCCGCACGACGGCGTGCACCGCCGAACTTGTCATTGTGGACGAAGTGCAATCTCTTGTCGGCAGCGCGTCGGCGGAAGGTATGGCGGGCACGAGATGGCCGCGCTTCGCTCGCCATGACGCGCGGGGATGGGGCCGTGGCGGGAACGAGATGCACGGGCCCGTAGGGGCGCCGCTTGCCGCGCCCTCTTCCGGTGGTTGCGCGCCTCTCTCTCGCGCGGGTTTCAAGACGCCCCGGGGAATATGGTATGCTTTGGCCGCATTTTCCCGGCACACAGGCAGACCTTTCCCCGGGCCCGCAACGGGCCCGTTTGCGAGCAGAACCCCATGCGCATTCTGGATTCCATTAATGGCCCGCAGGACGTGAAGGCGCTGGATCTCCAGCAGCTTTCGACGCTTGCGGAGGAGCTGCGGCGGCAGATCATTGAGACGGTCAACCGGAACGGGGGGCATCTGGCCTCGCCGCTCGGGGTGGTCGAACTGACGCTGGCGCTGCATTACGTCTATGACGCGGCCGTGGACCAGATCGTCTGGGACGTGGGTCACCAGTGCTACGCGCACAAGCTGCTGACGGGCCGGCGCGACGCCT includes these proteins:
- a CDS encoding amino acid permease; translation: MLVRQPAEKNNLGVFGGVFTPCLLTILGVILFMRANYVVGAVGAYRALLILVFAEGIVLATSFSTSAVCTNTRMRGGGAYFLISRVLGPEYGGVMGIALFAAQAVSVPFYLLGFAEAFCDTLPGLGLVPWRVAAVAAVVLLAIAWTGAKWAIKVQYGILAVLGLSLFVAFAGIALVFSPETLAQNWAGPVPGAATVPGGVFSPPFWAMFALYFPAVTGIMAGINMSGDLRDPARSIPLGVFLAVGAGFLVYAGQIVLYAGAMPREELLLRPYLVMTENALLGAGFLVTAGVFAATLSSALGSLLAAPRVLQAMARDEVVPLIRVFAQGTAIGDEPRRGVLLTGGITFAVLAWAGHTPGGAGLNMVASAITILFLAVYSTINAAAFIEGITGNPSFRPQFRFFHWGIALAGLVASAAVAFIISPMVSLGVLLVLLAMYQHARRVETRASFGDVRRGLSYARVRRGLLQLTRMEESPKNWRPTCLVFSGRPESRETLVDYAAWFEADKGIVLLAEVLVGDMDTKAPERLLELNRLNQGLAGRSRAVFPLVLVAEQLDQGIRSILQTAGMGPIRPNLAMFAWTSTELRAPALAGHIRRAFSFGMSVLVLHEGARPPRDGARRIDVWWRGQANGNLMALLGHLLTQNWEWRGARLRLLRQVRGESDRARALAGLADLLVAARVAAEPVVVASEKPFGEILRDLSGDADCVFLGLNLPNPGAETDWYRACSSLFPADPTIVLALSKGDADITA
- a CDS encoding glycoside hydrolase family 92 protein, yielding MSFAKKALKVLLLLVLAAVALPVLFLGGLRLHYLNIVRPAQTLVTDEFPGPLGAKVNVFSGTGNAFWMCGHNTPAAATPFGMVRLGPDTVSMLVEKPALNRSGYFYGDNRTTGFSHTRLVGADAQEGGVFRVFPTVASRLKKVTAPGRKTKFSHRDEKGFPGYYAVKLPAEGVLAEMTATPRSGAHRYTFSGADPAVLLLDVTSSIGDRRCENGTVSILPGAGEVEGACRLYGSFSGRYDGLDVFFAARSSVPFSAHGTRIREQVKMGAVQAAGNELGILLQYPPSVRQVELRVGISYVSIANARANLDAEAPPATAFPVLVKGARDAWEAYLGRIRVKGGTETQQRILHTALYRTAMMPTLFTDVTGEYMGFDKAVHRAEGFTYYTDFSLWDTFRTAHPLYNLVAPGETGDFMRSLLEMAKAGGAFPRWPSGAGYTNCMFGTPADAVVSEAWLKGIRGFDIEAAYTILRQTATSGPPEGCRFAGRGGLQDYLQYGYCPTDKMRKAVSATLEYAWEDHALSLLAGALGKEDDAREFARRAQFYRNLWNPATRFFQPRDSQGRFTEPFEPLALSYTDFKQKYTKDFVEGSPMQWRWCVPHDPEGLVSLFGGPQRFVPELESFMEKTRKKTGAWHPGSHYWHGNEHHLNAAYLFNHAGRRDLTQKWVRRILDTKYADDYVGVDGNDDGGTLSSWYVLSALGIYPIAGTVTYELGIPLFDEAVVDIGGGKTLKVTAENNAPGDMRVREVTAGGTPVETATLTHDQLMAANELRFVLTPPK
- a CDS encoding trypsin-like peptidase domain-containing protein, coding for MGILPRVGSGARWSAGWALPGCLAALLGMAAAFAGTEAGEGGPDFAAPQGHAVEMVWTEQSPALPEIHVEGRLYRDAATGERVERYFDADGAPLDDRAVKALGISAKRWNPVRRSQPTEFAPSGKKETEARPVPALAAGEAPQMVFPPKDAAALLAEDALDAGWAKGLVRIGVADDLVPAVEVGPGGATAGEWRVLADGTRMWALTLRSLDAVGQRVRVTGLRAEPGVDLVVYPSDRLGEAWAVTEAGWSPTCFGEALTVECRVAPQVTEFTPFALDGLVYLYLDPAAASAEKAGSCNIPAACEAGWATAAMSVGGLGKVSGAAALFCTGTLIADTVAETTMPYLLTANHCVGDVASAGNLEVYWLYQSDTCDGAAGALENVPRTTGGADILTTSSCLRGTDVSLLQLRGSVPEGIPYAGWSTESIAPGRATATIHHPSGDPKCISFGAVPARVDGERLMHEDRFHAVVWNRGTTERGSSGCPLFTGDGGLIIGQLYGGYASCEAPDEADYFGRFDRSYALVQPYLDPGKLNPPDEGEGEGQPEGEGEGEGEEEEDDGCCHLFKIANPANALAALLVVAVLALGAVIPGGRP